A single window of Nocardia higoensis DNA harbors:
- a CDS encoding MMPL family transporter, which translates to MLAVVAFAVLVSGWYGRDLGDRFTQEGWFDESSESVAAAKLADSTFGRDTDSDLILLFTAPDGATVDDPPVRAAVTGYLSELLRDYDEQILKIDSYWDSPFAGQATDASRTHAFASVGLRGDGGTETVENYLEIKPALDSGVTGGGPGGTTVQLAGLQPIVEGINIGMQNDIRRAELIALPLVAILLYFVFGGVVGALLPVLIGGMTVLGTQGILRGLTDHIDVNVFASAVMTLVSLGLAIDYGLFTVTRFREELAAGRSVEEATARTVATAGRTVLFSAAIIAVSLAALFIFPNGVLRSVPYGGISSVLLAAVLSVTALPAALAIAGHRIDFLGWKRFSRTKTEAEIDAGFFSKLALFSMRRPWAVSLSIVLALLALAVPLRHIEFGGISERYLASDNAARVAQEDFDELFPSFRTEPLKLVVVGADSAQLGEIRHAANQIPGLTGRFEPAAPTTDGINVLDAGLLDKRDADAVMSALRAIPEPEGVQIMVAGVPALERDSINGLLDGLPLLLLILVCAALAIMYAAFRSVVLAVKAVVMSALSLLTTLGILTWVFVQGHGAGIFDFTPGPLMFAVLALIVAVIFGLSTDYEVFLLSRVSEARAGGAEPQEAIRYGIAHTGSVITSAAAILIVVTGAFGFSDLVLMKYIAYGMIAALLIDATVIRLMLTPAVLKLIWR; encoded by the coding sequence GTGCTCGCCGTCGTCGCGTTCGCTGTCCTGGTGTCCGGCTGGTACGGCCGCGACCTGGGTGATCGGTTCACCCAGGAGGGCTGGTTCGACGAGTCCAGCGAATCGGTGGCCGCCGCGAAGCTGGCCGACTCCACCTTCGGCCGTGACACCGACTCCGACCTGATCCTGCTGTTCACCGCCCCCGACGGCGCCACCGTCGACGATCCGCCGGTGCGGGCGGCGGTCACCGGCTACCTCTCCGAGCTCCTGCGCGACTACGACGAGCAGATCCTCAAGATCGACAGTTATTGGGACAGCCCGTTCGCCGGGCAGGCCACCGACGCTTCCCGCACCCACGCCTTCGCCAGCGTCGGTCTGCGCGGCGACGGCGGCACCGAGACCGTCGAGAACTACCTCGAGATCAAACCCGCACTGGATTCCGGCGTCACCGGCGGCGGCCCCGGCGGGACGACGGTGCAGCTGGCCGGACTGCAACCGATCGTCGAGGGCATCAACATCGGCATGCAGAACGACATCAGGCGCGCGGAGCTGATCGCGCTGCCGCTGGTGGCGATCCTGCTGTACTTCGTGTTCGGCGGCGTGGTGGGGGCGCTGCTGCCGGTGCTGATCGGCGGCATGACGGTGCTGGGCACGCAAGGCATCCTGCGCGGCCTGACCGACCACATCGACGTCAATGTGTTCGCCAGTGCGGTGATGACGCTGGTCAGCCTCGGTCTGGCCATCGACTACGGGCTGTTCACGGTGACCCGATTCCGGGAGGAGCTGGCGGCCGGTCGCAGCGTGGAGGAAGCCACCGCGCGCACAGTCGCCACGGCCGGGCGCACGGTGTTGTTCTCGGCGGCGATCATCGCGGTCAGTCTGGCGGCGCTGTTCATCTTCCCCAACGGCGTGCTGCGCTCGGTGCCCTACGGCGGTATCAGTTCGGTGCTGCTGGCGGCGGTGCTGTCGGTGACGGCGTTGCCCGCGGCGTTGGCGATCGCCGGGCACCGGATCGATTTCCTCGGCTGGAAGCGGTTCTCCCGCACCAAGACCGAAGCCGAGATCGATGCCGGGTTCTTCTCGAAGCTGGCCCTGTTCTCGATGCGGCGGCCGTGGGCGGTGTCGCTGTCGATCGTGTTGGCGCTGCTGGCGCTGGCGGTGCCGTTGCGGCACATCGAGTTCGGCGGTATCAGCGAACGCTATCTGGCCTCCGACAACGCGGCGCGGGTGGCGCAGGAGGATTTCGACGAGCTGTTCCCCAGTTTCCGCACCGAACCGTTGAAACTGGTGGTAGTGGGCGCGGATTCGGCCCAGTTGGGCGAGATCCGCCATGCCGCCAACCAGATCCCCGGATTGACGGGGCGTTTCGAACCGGCCGCGCCGACCACCGACGGCATCAATGTCCTCGACGCCGGTCTGCTGGACAAACGCGACGCCGACGCGGTCATGTCGGCGTTGCGGGCGATCCCGGAACCGGAGGGGGTGCAGATCATGGTGGCCGGGGTGCCCGCGCTGGAACGCGACAGCATCAACGGCCTGCTCGACGGGTTGCCGCTGCTGTTGCTGATCCTGGTGTGCGCGGCGCTGGCGATCATGTACGCGGCGTTCCGGTCGGTGGTGCTGGCGGTCAAAGCAGTCGTGATGAGCGCTTTGAGCCTGCTCACCACGCTGGGCATCCTCACCTGGGTGTTCGTGCAGGGGCACGGCGCGGGTATCTTCGATTTCACGCCAGGGCCGTTGATGTTCGCGGTGCTGGCGTTGATCGTCGCGGTGATCTTCGGGTTGTCCACCGACTACGAGGTGTTCCTGCTCTCGCGGGTCAGCGAGGCCCGCGCGGGTGGCGCCGAACCGCAGGAGGCGATCCGGTACGGCATCGCCCACACCGGCAGTGTGATCACGTCGGCGGCGGCGATCCTGATCGTGGTGACCGGCGCGTTCGGGTTCTCGGATCTGGTGCTGATGAAGTACATCGCCTACGGCATGATCGCGGCGCTGCTCATCGACGCCACCGTCATCCGTCTGATGCTGACCCCCGCGGTGCTCAAACTGATCTGGAGATGA
- a CDS encoding heme ABC transporter ATP-binding protein, producing the protein MTTTETLSLRHRLTALTRGHDLPTAPEPGQVTLRATGLTVSRRGGAGPAHRVLDSVDFQVAAGEIVALVGPNGAGKSTLLAALAGELAPSGGHVELDGHRLTHWSVLDMARRRAVLPQSHTVGFPFTAREVVAMGRAPWARTPRDLDDDRIVAEALAAADVTHLAERSFPTLSGGERARVALARVLAQDTPTLLLDEPTAALDLGHQEEVLALAAGRAAAGAAVVVVLHDLGIAAAYADRVAVLEAGRIAADGPPRQVLTSALLSRVYQHPVDVFDHPLTGAQLVLPARG; encoded by the coding sequence ATGACCACCACCGAAACCCTGTCCCTGCGCCATCGCCTGACCGCACTCACCCGCGGCCACGACCTGCCCACCGCGCCCGAGCCGGGACAGGTCACGCTGCGCGCGACCGGCCTGACGGTGTCGCGACGCGGCGGAGCCGGACCTGCCCACCGCGTCCTGGACTCCGTCGATTTCCAGGTCGCCGCCGGTGAGATCGTCGCCCTCGTCGGCCCCAACGGCGCGGGCAAATCCACCCTCCTGGCCGCCCTCGCCGGTGAACTCGCACCGAGTGGGGGGCACGTCGAACTCGACGGCCACCGGCTCACCCACTGGTCGGTTCTGGACATGGCCCGTCGCCGCGCGGTCCTGCCGCAGAGCCACACCGTCGGGTTCCCGTTCACCGCCCGCGAAGTCGTCGCCATGGGCCGCGCCCCGTGGGCCCGCACACCCCGTGACCTCGACGACGATCGGATCGTCGCCGAGGCCCTCGCCGCCGCCGATGTCACCCACCTGGCCGAACGCTCCTTCCCCACCCTCTCCGGTGGTGAACGCGCCCGCGTCGCCTTGGCCCGCGTCCTGGCCCAGGACACCCCGACCCTGCTGCTCGACGAACCCACCGCCGCGTTGGACCTCGGCCACCAGGAAGAGGTGCTGGCACTCGCCGCAGGCAGGGCCGCCGCGGGGGCGGCGGTCGTGGTGGTCCTGCACGATCTCGGCATCGCCGCCGCCTACGCCGATCGGGTGGCGGTCCTGGAAGCGGGCCGCATCGCCGCCGACGGTCCACCGCGACAGGTGCTCACCAGCGCACTGCTCAGCCGCGTCTACCAGCACCCCGTCGACGTCTTCGACCACCCGCTCACCGGCGCCCAGCTCGTTCTGCCCGCCCGCGGCTGA
- a CDS encoding SCO1664 family protein: MSEPDRLRTGELSVIGRISTASNVTLVCEIAAPDLDDVSAPLRVVYKPVRGERPLWDFPDGTLAGREVASYLISEAIGWGVIPETILREGPYGPGMVQRWVEAADHHTDVNPGHPPRLDLVDLCPPAAVPDGFREVLRALDDTGEEVSLIHADDPRLHRVAVLDVILNNADRKGGHALEGVDGQVYGVDHGICLHREHKLRTVLWGWAGAPIDTELVEDITAFAHTLSGPLADALAEHITDAEIDALSRRTSELLDHPVMPRPRTGRPIPWPAF; the protein is encoded by the coding sequence GTGAGCGAGCCCGACCGGCTGCGCACCGGTGAACTGAGCGTGATCGGCCGGATCAGCACTGCCAGCAACGTCACCCTGGTCTGCGAGATCGCCGCACCCGACCTCGACGACGTGTCCGCGCCGCTGCGGGTGGTGTACAAGCCGGTGCGCGGGGAACGCCCGCTGTGGGATTTCCCCGACGGCACCCTCGCGGGCAGGGAAGTCGCCTCCTATCTGATCTCCGAGGCGATCGGCTGGGGCGTCATCCCCGAAACGATCCTGCGCGAGGGCCCTTACGGGCCGGGCATGGTGCAACGCTGGGTGGAAGCGGCCGACCACCACACCGACGTGAACCCCGGTCACCCCCCGCGGCTGGACCTGGTGGACCTGTGCCCACCGGCCGCGGTGCCCGACGGCTTCCGGGAAGTGCTGCGCGCGCTCGACGACACCGGCGAGGAGGTCTCGCTCATCCACGCCGACGACCCGCGTCTGCACCGCGTCGCCGTGCTCGATGTCATCCTCAACAACGCCGACCGCAAGGGTGGGCACGCGCTCGAGGGTGTCGACGGCCAGGTCTACGGTGTCGATCACGGCATCTGCCTGCACCGGGAACACAAGCTGCGCACGGTGTTGTGGGGGTGGGCGGGCGCCCCGATCGACACCGAACTGGTCGAGGACATCACCGCCTTCGCCCACACGCTGTCCGGGCCGCTGGCCGACGCGCTGGCCGAACACATCACCGACGCCGAGATCGACGCGCTGAGCCGACGCACCAGCGAACTGCTCGACCACCCGGTGATGCCGCGCCCGCGCACCGGACGCCCCATCCCCTGGCCGGCGTTCTGA
- a CDS encoding undecaprenyl-diphosphate phosphatase — MTWVQALVLGLVQGLTEFLPISSSAHLRIVSSVFFGADAGASFTAVTQLGTEAAVLVYFAKDIWRIAVTWCTTVWAKLKAAIGPKVPVHDQPTTRLPVMTADNRHHFALEAQRELDYRIGWYVIIATIPIGVLGLLFKDEIRTGARNLWLVSFMLIAFALVIAAAEYYGVQKRPLDKLTTRDGLVMGFAQCLALIPGVSRSGATSSAGLFLGLEREAAVRFSFLLAIPAVTASGLFSLPDAFEPAGEGLNASGAQLLVATLVSFVVGYISVAWLLKFVAKHSLNWFVGYRIVLGLIIMGLLAGGVISAT, encoded by the coding sequence ATGACCTGGGTTCAAGCGCTGGTACTCGGGCTGGTCCAGGGATTGACCGAATTTCTGCCGATCTCCTCCTCGGCGCACCTGCGCATCGTGTCCTCGGTGTTCTTCGGCGCGGACGCGGGCGCGTCGTTCACCGCGGTCACCCAGCTGGGCACCGAGGCCGCGGTGCTGGTGTATTTCGCCAAGGACATCTGGCGCATCGCGGTCACCTGGTGCACCACCGTGTGGGCGAAACTGAAGGCCGCGATCGGTCCGAAGGTGCCCGTGCACGATCAGCCCACCACCCGACTGCCGGTCATGACCGCCGACAACCGGCACCACTTCGCGCTCGAGGCGCAACGCGAACTCGACTATCGCATCGGCTGGTATGTGATCATCGCGACCATCCCGATCGGCGTGCTCGGGCTGCTGTTCAAGGACGAGATCCGCACCGGCGCGCGCAACCTGTGGCTGGTGTCGTTCATGCTGATCGCGTTCGCGCTGGTGATCGCGGCCGCCGAGTACTACGGCGTGCAGAAGCGTCCCCTGGACAAGCTGACCACCCGCGACGGCCTCGTCATGGGTTTCGCCCAGTGCCTGGCACTGATACCCGGTGTGTCCCGTTCGGGCGCGACGTCCTCGGCCGGTCTGTTCCTCGGTCTCGAGCGCGAGGCCGCGGTCCGGTTCTCGTTCCTGCTGGCCATCCCAGCGGTCACCGCCTCGGGTCTGTTCTCCCTGCCGGACGCCTTCGAACCCGCCGGGGAGGGACTCAACGCCTCGGGCGCGCAACTGCTGGTCGCCACGCTGGTGTCCTTCGTCGTCGGCTACATCTCGGTGGCGTGGCTGCTGAAGTTCGTGGCCAAGCACTCGCTGAACTGGTTCGTCGGCTACCGCATCGTGCTCGGCCTGATCATCATGGGCCTGCTCGCCGGCGGGGTGATCTCGGCGACATGA
- a CDS encoding FecCD family ABC transporter permease has translation MSGRSEVGAVDTTGPRPELTTPPAPRRHTRSRAFVAFAVAIAALVVLAAASAAIGQVPTSPAEVVGSIFHRIGLDWGPMPAHPAGDVTLWEVRFPRVLLAVLVGAALATAGALLQGVFANPLAEPGVIGVSAGAAVGAGAVIVLGGAFVAAWSVALAAFVAGLITTTLVYVLARANGRTEVVTLVLTGVAINAFAGGVTAYLLFVASPAARDQIVFWQLGSLNGATWEAVGVVAALTACGVLAAVAVASRLDLLALGDAAARHLGVDVESLRRTVIVIVAVLAAAGVAFTGIIMFVGLIVPHLVRMVVGPGHRVLIPLSAVVGAVVLLAADVGARSLVDNADLPLGMLTSLVGGPFFFWLLRRTRARSGGWG, from the coding sequence ATGAGCGGCCGCAGCGAGGTCGGTGCGGTCGACACCACCGGCCCCCGCCCCGAGTTGACAACCCCACCGGCGCCGCGTCGGCACACCCGTTCCCGCGCGTTCGTCGCCTTCGCTGTCGCGATCGCCGCGCTGGTGGTGCTGGCGGCGGCCTCGGCGGCGATCGGGCAGGTGCCCACCAGCCCCGCCGAAGTCGTGGGCAGCATCTTCCACCGCATCGGCCTGGACTGGGGACCGATGCCCGCCCACCCCGCCGGTGACGTCACGCTGTGGGAGGTGCGCTTCCCGCGTGTGCTGCTGGCCGTTCTCGTCGGCGCGGCACTGGCCACCGCGGGCGCGCTGCTGCAGGGCGTGTTCGCCAACCCGCTGGCCGAGCCCGGCGTGATCGGGGTGTCCGCGGGCGCGGCGGTCGGCGCGGGCGCGGTGATCGTGCTCGGTGGCGCGTTCGTCGCCGCGTGGTCGGTGGCGCTGGCCGCGTTCGTCGCCGGGCTGATCACGACCACGCTGGTGTATGTGCTGGCGCGCGCCAACGGGCGTACCGAGGTGGTGACCCTGGTGCTCACCGGTGTGGCCATCAACGCCTTCGCCGGCGGCGTCACCGCGTATCTGCTGTTCGTCGCCTCGCCCGCGGCGCGCGATCAGATCGTGTTCTGGCAGTTGGGCAGCCTCAACGGCGCCACCTGGGAAGCGGTCGGCGTCGTGGCCGCGCTGACCGCGTGCGGGGTGCTCGCCGCGGTGGCCGTGGCGTCCCGGCTGGATCTGCTCGCCCTCGGCGATGCCGCGGCCCGGCACCTGGGCGTCGACGTGGAGAGTCTGCGCCGCACGGTGATCGTCATCGTCGCGGTGCTGGCCGCCGCCGGGGTCGCGTTCACCGGCATCATCATGTTCGTCGGCTTGATCGTGCCGCATCTGGTGCGCATGGTCGTCGGTCCGGGGCACCGGGTACTGATCCCGCTCAGCGCTGTCGTCGGCGCGGTCGTGCTGCTCGCCGCCGACGTCGGCGCCCGCTCCCTGGTCGACAATGCCGACCTGCCGCTGGGCATGCTCACCTCCCTGGTCGGCGGACCGTTCTTCTTCTGGTTGCTGCGCCGCACCCGCGCCCGATCCGGAGGCTGGGGATGA
- a CDS encoding NUDIX domain-containing protein, protein MSDYIAWLRGFVGHAPIQLHYAAAAVIDNGQVLLRRRAEDRRWGLPCGTVELGETVRDAAVREVAEQTGLEVRVNALHGVYSGYRHEFANGDVAQTITTVLRCGIVGTRAQPPATQVSDLRFFDLDEELPGPLVDDLHADVLADLRAGRVNVLR, encoded by the coding sequence ATGAGCGACTACATCGCATGGCTGCGCGGATTCGTCGGCCACGCACCGATCCAACTGCACTACGCCGCCGCGGCCGTCATCGACAACGGCCAGGTGCTGCTGCGGCGCCGCGCCGAGGACAGACGATGGGGGCTGCCGTGCGGCACGGTCGAGTTGGGCGAGACGGTGCGTGACGCGGCGGTGCGTGAGGTGGCCGAGCAGACGGGCCTCGAGGTGAGAGTGAACGCGCTGCACGGGGTGTACAGCGGTTACCGGCACGAGTTCGCCAACGGTGATGTGGCGCAGACGATCACGACGGTGCTGCGCTGCGGGATCGTCGGCACCCGCGCGCAGCCGCCCGCCACGCAGGTGTCGGATCTGCGGTTCTTCGATCTGGACGAGGAACTGCCGGGGCCGCTGGTGGACGACCTGCACGCCGATGTGCTGGCCGACCTGCGCGCGGGCCGGGTCAACGTGCTGCGCTGA
- a CDS encoding DUF3090 domain-containing protein: MARAIHVFRTPDRFVAGTVGEPGDRAFYLQAVEQPRVVSVLLEKQQVKVLADRMGLLLDEVARRFGAEVPPQAEDVSDTDPLVTPIDAEFRVGTMGLGWDADAGAVVVELLAITETEVDESVVLDDTEEGPDAVRVFLTPEQAREFALRSAKVIAAGRPPCPLCGEPLSARGHMCVRTNGYKRGEIFGAADAEDEE; this comes from the coding sequence ATGGCACGAGCGATCCATGTATTTCGCACTCCTGATCGGTTCGTCGCCGGGACCGTCGGTGAGCCCGGTGATCGCGCGTTCTACCTCCAAGCCGTCGAACAGCCCCGCGTGGTGAGCGTGCTGCTGGAGAAGCAGCAGGTCAAGGTGCTGGCCGACCGGATGGGTCTGCTGCTGGACGAGGTGGCGCGCCGGTTCGGCGCCGAGGTTCCCCCGCAGGCCGAGGACGTCTCCGACACCGACCCGCTGGTGACCCCGATCGATGCCGAGTTCCGGGTCGGCACGATGGGTTTGGGCTGGGACGCCGACGCGGGCGCGGTGGTCGTGGAATTGCTGGCGATCACCGAGACCGAGGTCGACGAGTCGGTGGTGCTCGACGACACCGAGGAAGGTCCCGACGCGGTGCGGGTGTTCCTGACCCCCGAGCAGGCGCGGGAGTTCGCGTTGCGTTCGGCGAAGGTCATCGCCGCCGGACGCCCGCCGTGCCCGCTGTGCGGGGAACCGCTCTCGGCGCGTGGGCACATGTGCGTACGCACCAACGGCTACAAACGCGGTGAGATCTTCGGCGCCGCCGATGCCGAGGACGAGGAGTGA
- a CDS encoding aldo/keto reductase, whose translation MEQRTVGRSGLRVSRIGLATHTWGSHTGSDDAAGQLTAFLEAGGTLVDTSPAYTGGAAQHMLAELLGDLVSRDELVISGCAGVHPVTATAQADLPAAPRTWVDTSRRGLLRQLDRTLLELGTDHLDLWHVSAWDARTPLEEIADTLEHAVRAGKTRYAGVRGYSAWQLASLAAIAPIVTAHAPYSLLARGAESDFVPAATHHGVGVIASAPLAGGILTGKYRDGVPADSRGADEATAAEIRHRLDERATRVVDAVVTAADGLGTSPLAVALAWIRDRPGVSSMVVGARDIGQLTGVLAAETLELPRAIAAALDDVSARTD comes from the coding sequence ATGGAACAACGCACGGTGGGACGCAGCGGACTGCGGGTGTCGCGGATAGGCCTGGCCACGCACACGTGGGGCTCGCACACCGGCTCCGACGACGCGGCCGGACAGCTGACGGCGTTCCTGGAAGCCGGAGGCACGTTGGTGGACACCTCCCCCGCCTACACCGGCGGCGCGGCCCAGCACATGCTCGCCGAGCTACTCGGCGACCTGGTCTCGCGGGACGAGCTCGTGATCAGCGGCTGCGCGGGCGTGCACCCGGTCACCGCCACGGCCCAGGCCGATCTGCCCGCAGCGCCGCGCACCTGGGTCGACACCTCCCGACGCGGGTTGCTGCGGCAACTCGATCGCACCCTGCTCGAACTCGGCACCGACCACCTCGATCTCTGGCATGTCTCGGCCTGGGACGCCCGCACCCCGCTCGAGGAGATCGCCGACACCCTCGAGCACGCGGTCCGGGCGGGCAAGACCCGCTATGCCGGGGTACGCGGCTACTCGGCGTGGCAGCTGGCGAGCCTGGCCGCGATCGCGCCGATCGTCACCGCGCACGCGCCGTACTCGCTGCTCGCGCGCGGCGCGGAATCCGATTTCGTGCCGGCCGCGACGCATCACGGGGTCGGGGTGATCGCGTCGGCGCCGCTGGCCGGGGGCATCCTCACCGGCAAATACCGCGACGGGGTACCCGCGGACTCGCGGGGCGCGGACGAGGCCACCGCCGCCGAGATCCGGCACCGCCTCGACGAACGCGCCACCCGTGTGGTCGACGCCGTGGTCACCGCCGCCGACGGGTTGGGCACCTCCCCGCTCGCGGTGGCGCTGGCCTGGATCAGGGACCGGCCGGGGGTGTCGAGCATGGTCGTCGGCGCCCGCGACATCGGTCAGCTCACCGGTGTGCTCGCCGCCGAAACGCTGGAGCTGCCGCGCGCCATCGCCGCCGCGCTCGACGATGTGAGCGCGCGCACCGACTGA
- a CDS encoding heme/hemin ABC transporter substrate-binding protein: MKVRDGVGSGSVRLLLMALALAVLAAVTGCGSGGSGTATGTGPTTAILADLDPVPIGPAPQPTLPVTVRSFDGAEVTVTSADRIVAADRFGTLAQTVYALGLGDRLVGRSVAASFPAVRDVPNVTGGSGTLNVEAILALRPTVFLTDTTSASPAVREQLRSVGITVVYFDPERGMDKVGTQIQAVADALGVPAQGQALTERTRQEITAAGAAVPAQQDRPRIAFLYLRSSAITMLAGPGSGADSLITAIGGEDAGTAAGLTEPFTAITSEAMISAAPDVILVMTDGLNSLGGVDGLLKVPGIAQTPAGADRRVVDMSDAVLLSFGPNTGRVVQALADAVYGAQA, encoded by the coding sequence ATGAAGGTGCGCGACGGTGTCGGGTCCGGTTCGGTGCGGTTGCTGCTGATGGCGCTGGCGCTCGCCGTGCTCGCGGCGGTGACCGGCTGCGGGTCCGGTGGTTCCGGCACAGCCACCGGCACCGGTCCCACCACCGCGATCCTCGCCGATCTGGATCCCGTCCCGATCGGTCCCGCCCCGCAACCGACACTGCCGGTGACCGTGCGTTCCTTCGACGGCGCCGAGGTGACCGTCACCTCCGCCGACCGGATCGTCGCCGCCGACCGCTTCGGCACGCTCGCCCAGACCGTGTACGCGCTCGGCTTGGGCGATCGGCTGGTCGGGCGCAGCGTCGCGGCGTCGTTCCCGGCCGTGCGGGACGTGCCGAACGTGACCGGCGGCAGCGGGACGTTGAACGTCGAAGCGATTCTGGCGCTGCGGCCCACGGTGTTCCTCACCGACACCACCAGTGCCTCCCCCGCCGTGCGCGAACAGTTGCGTTCGGTCGGCATCACCGTCGTCTACTTCGACCCCGAACGTGGCATGGACAAGGTGGGAACGCAGATCCAGGCTGTCGCCGACGCCCTCGGTGTCCCCGCTCAGGGGCAGGCGCTGACCGAACGCACCCGCCAGGAGATCACCGCCGCCGGCGCCGCGGTCCCCGCGCAGCAGGATCGGCCGCGCATCGCGTTCCTGTATCTGCGCAGCAGCGCCATCACCATGCTCGCCGGGCCGGGCTCGGGCGCGGACTCACTGATCACCGCGATCGGCGGGGAGGACGCGGGCACCGCGGCCGGGCTCACCGAACCGTTCACCGCCATCACCAGTGAAGCGATGATCAGCGCCGCCCCCGACGTGATCCTGGTGATGACCGACGGCCTGAACTCCCTGGGCGGCGTGGACGGGCTGCTGAAAGTTCCCGGCATCGCCCAGACCCCCGCGGGTGCGGACCGGCGCGTCGTGGACATGTCCGACGCGGTGCTGTTGAGCTTCGGCCCCAACACCGGCCGGGTGGTGCAAGCTCTCGCCGACGCGGTGTACGGCGCGCAGGCATGA
- a CDS encoding histidine phosphatase family protein, producing the protein MTVILLRHGVSTSNTARTLAGRSHGVDLTEHGDEQARALADRLAALPIRHIVASPLLRCRRTVAPLAEKLSLDPHEDERIVEVDYGDWTGKVIADLLKEPLWKVVQRHASGAVFPGGEGLAQVQQRAVTAIREHDRVFAQRHGHDVLWVACTHGDVIKSVLADALGIHLDGFQRIVVEPASISVIRYTPHAPYVWRINDTGTDLGALAAVREPAPDAEREHPSGPVPGGEVGGTAGTDNGNARR; encoded by the coding sequence ATGACGGTGATCCTGTTGCGCCACGGCGTGTCCACGTCCAACACCGCGCGCACCCTCGCCGGCCGCAGCCACGGCGTGGATCTCACCGAGCACGGCGACGAGCAGGCACGCGCGCTGGCCGACCGGCTGGCCGCACTGCCGATCCGCCACATCGTCGCCTCGCCGCTGCTGCGCTGCCGCCGCACCGTGGCCCCGCTGGCGGAGAAGCTGTCGCTGGACCCACACGAGGACGAACGGATCGTCGAGGTCGACTACGGCGACTGGACCGGCAAGGTCATCGCCGACCTGCTGAAGGAACCGCTGTGGAAAGTCGTGCAACGGCACGCTTCCGGGGCGGTGTTCCCCGGCGGCGAGGGGCTGGCACAGGTGCAGCAACGCGCGGTGACCGCGATCCGCGAACACGACCGCGTCTTCGCGCAACGGCACGGTCACGACGTGCTGTGGGTGGCGTGCACGCACGGTGATGTCATCAAGTCGGTGCTGGCCGACGCACTGGGCATCCACCTGGACGGCTTCCAGCGCATCGTGGTGGAACCGGCCTCGATCAGTGTCATCCGGTACACCCCGCACGCCCCCTACGTGTGGCGGATCAACGACACCGGCACCGATCTGGGCGCGCTGGCCGCGGTACGGGAACCGGCCCCCGACGCCGAGCGGGAGCATCCGTCCGGACCGGTGCCCGGCGGCGAGGTCGGCGGCACGGCGGGGACGGATAATGGGAATGCGCGGCGGTAG